One window from the genome of Dyadobacter sp. CECT 9275 encodes:
- a CDS encoding response regulator — protein MNIVIIEDEQDLGVLMRNFLVRRLNIKLPDKTIKIATSISEGMHFIKEMKPDWIFLDNNLPDGKGINEITYIKSMTGEKTVKVVMMSAMTNLKEEAFRNGADYFLDKPISFVEVSRIIGSPA, from the coding sequence CAAGATTTAGGAGTACTGATGCGCAATTTTCTGGTGAGAAGGCTGAATATAAAACTCCCTGACAAAACAATTAAAATTGCAACATCTATCTCGGAAGGGATGCATTTTATAAAGGAAATGAAACCAGACTGGATTTTTCTGGACAATAATCTGCCTGATGGTAAGGGTATTAATGAAATTACGTATATTAAATCGATGACAGGCGAAAAGACAGTAAAAGTGGTGATGATGAGTGCAATGACCAACCTTAAGGAAGAAGCATTCCGTAACGGTGCGGATTACTTTCTTGACAAACCTATCAGTTTCGTTGAAGTTTCCAGAATCATTGGTAGCCCAGCCTGA